One stretch of Streptomyces sp. NBC_01142 DNA includes these proteins:
- a CDS encoding pirin family protein encodes MTDVRRSADRYRGGDPASGIESLHAFSFGRHYDPDNLRFGAILACNEERLEPGAGFDEHPHSHTEIVTWVVEGRLTHRDSAGRATVVGPGDVQRLSSAGGVRHVERNDGDAPLVFVQMWLAPLAPGGDPSYEIVHGIADSTPYALPQAGAMLHVRRLTPGERTAVPDAGAVYVHVVRGEVRLGGAELGPGDSARIEDAEGLELAAGAAGPAEILIWEM; translated from the coding sequence GTGACTGACGTACGGCGCTCCGCCGACCGCTACCGCGGCGGCGACCCCGCCTCGGGCATCGAGTCCCTGCACGCCTTCTCCTTCGGGCGCCACTACGACCCCGACAACCTTCGCTTCGGCGCGATCCTCGCCTGCAACGAGGAGCGGCTCGAGCCCGGCGCGGGCTTCGACGAGCATCCGCACAGTCACACCGAGATCGTCACCTGGGTCGTCGAGGGCCGGCTCACCCACCGCGACTCGGCGGGCCGTGCGACGGTCGTCGGGCCCGGGGACGTCCAGCGGCTCAGCTCGGCCGGCGGGGTGCGGCATGTGGAGCGCAACGACGGGGACGCGCCGCTGGTGTTCGTGCAGATGTGGCTCGCGCCCCTGGCGCCCGGCGGTGACCCCTCGTACGAGATCGTGCACGGCATCGCGGACTCGACGCCGTACGCCCTCCCGCAGGCCGGCGCGATGCTGCACGTCCGCCGGCTCACCCCGGGCGAGCGCACCGCCGTCCCGGACGCGGGCGCCGTGTACGTCCATGTGGTGCGGGGTGAAGTCCGGCTCGGGGGCGCGGAGTTGGGGCCGGGCGACTCGGCGCGGATCGAGGATGCCGAGGGCCTGGAACTGGCGGCGGGGGCGGCCGGGCCCGCCGAGATCCTCATCTGGGAGATGTGA
- a CDS encoding CdaR family transcriptional regulator: MPEPAAKPSHPHTATLRRLEQSSGRLAANAIARMDETLPWYRAMPPENRSWIGLVAQAGIAAFTEWFRHPETPQAISTDVFGTAPRELTRAITLRQTVEMVRTTIEVMESAIEEVAAPGDESVLREALLVYAREIAFATAQVYAQAAEARGAWDARLESLVVNAVLSGEADEGAVSRAAALGWNSPEHVCVILGTAPDGDSELTVEAIRRAARHAKLQVLTGVLGDRLVVIAGGSDNPLHVAKGLIGPYAAGPVVAGPIVPDLLAATRSAQAAAAGLKACSAWQDAPRPVLADDLLPERAIASDPAARDQLVEEIYRPLEEAGSALLETLSVYLEQASSLEGAARMLFVHPNTVRYRLRRVTDVTGWSPSDVRSAFTLRIALILGRLAQADTQS; the protein is encoded by the coding sequence GTGCCCGAACCTGCAGCGAAGCCCTCCCACCCGCATACCGCGACCCTGCGCCGGCTGGAGCAGTCCTCCGGCCGGCTCGCCGCGAACGCCATCGCACGTATGGACGAGACGCTGCCCTGGTACCGGGCGATGCCCCCGGAGAACCGGTCGTGGATCGGCCTGGTCGCCCAGGCCGGCATCGCCGCGTTCACCGAGTGGTTCCGGCATCCGGAAACCCCGCAGGCGATCTCGACCGATGTCTTCGGCACGGCTCCGCGCGAGCTGACCCGCGCGATCACCCTGCGCCAGACCGTCGAGATGGTGCGCACCACCATCGAGGTCATGGAGTCGGCGATCGAGGAGGTCGCCGCACCCGGCGACGAGTCGGTCCTGCGCGAGGCGCTGCTCGTCTACGCCCGGGAGATCGCCTTCGCCACCGCCCAGGTGTACGCGCAGGCCGCCGAGGCCCGCGGCGCCTGGGACGCCCGCCTGGAGTCCCTGGTCGTCAACGCCGTGCTGTCGGGCGAGGCCGACGAGGGCGCGGTCTCCCGCGCCGCCGCGCTCGGCTGGAACTCCCCCGAACATGTCTGCGTGATCCTCGGCACCGCCCCCGACGGCGACAGTGAGCTCACCGTCGAGGCGATCCGCCGGGCCGCCCGGCACGCCAAGCTCCAGGTCCTCACCGGAGTGCTCGGCGACCGGCTCGTCGTCATCGCGGGCGGCAGCGACAATCCGCTGCACGTCGCCAAGGGCCTGATCGGGCCCTATGCGGCAGGCCCGGTGGTCGCGGGCCCCATCGTCCCCGACCTGCTCGCCGCCACCAGGTCAGCGCAGGCCGCGGCCGCGGGGCTCAAGGCGTGCTCCGCCTGGCAGGACGCCCCGCGCCCGGTTCTCGCCGACGATCTGCTGCCGGAGCGTGCGATTGCCTCGGACCCTGCAGCACGCGACCAGTTGGTGGAGGAGATCTACAGACCACTGGAGGAAGCCGGCTCGGCGCTGCTGGAAACTCTGAGTGTCTACCTGGAGCAGGCAAGCAGCCTCGAGGGCGCCGCCCGCATGCTCTTCGTGCACCCCAACACCGTGCGCTACCGGCTTCGACGTGTGACCGACGTCACCGGCTGGTCACCCTCCGATGTCCGCTCCGCGTTCACTCTGCGAATCGCCCTCATCCTGGGGCGTCTGGCCCAGGCGGATACGCAGTCCTAG
- a CDS encoding ACP S-malonyltransferase produces MLVLVAPGQGAQTPGFLTPWLDLPGAADRIAAWSGAIGLDLAHYGTKADADEIRDTAVAQPLLVAAGLLSAAALGEVAPGAVAGHSVGEITAAVFAGVLEDTAALGFVRTRGLAMAEAAAVTETGMSAVLGGDPEQVVAHLEKLGLTPANVNGAGQIVAAGTAEQLAALAENRPEKARVIALKVAGAFHTHHMEPAVAKLQEAAAELAVADPAVPYVSNKDGQTVTTGAEVISRLVGQVANPVRWDLCMENFKERGVTALIEVCPGGTLTGLAKRALPGVQTLALKTPDDLDAARTLLAEHQA; encoded by the coding sequence GTGCTCGTACTCGTCGCTCCCGGCCAAGGCGCTCAGACGCCCGGCTTCCTGACTCCCTGGCTCGACCTCCCCGGCGCCGCCGACCGCATCGCGGCCTGGTCCGGTGCCATCGGGCTCGACCTTGCCCACTACGGCACCAAGGCCGACGCGGACGAGATCCGCGACACCGCCGTGGCACAGCCTCTCCTCGTCGCCGCCGGCCTGCTGTCGGCCGCCGCGCTGGGTGAGGTGGCGCCCGGCGCCGTCGCCGGTCACAGCGTCGGCGAGATCACCGCGGCCGTCTTCGCGGGCGTCCTCGAGGACACCGCCGCGCTCGGTTTCGTACGCACCCGCGGCCTGGCCATGGCCGAGGCCGCCGCGGTCACCGAGACCGGCATGTCGGCCGTCCTCGGCGGCGACCCGGAGCAGGTCGTGGCCCACCTCGAGAAGCTCGGGCTGACCCCGGCGAATGTGAACGGTGCCGGCCAGATCGTCGCCGCGGGCACCGCCGAGCAGCTCGCCGCGCTGGCCGAGAACAGGCCCGAGAAGGCCCGTGTCATCGCCCTGAAGGTGGCCGGCGCGTTCCACACGCACCACATGGAGCCTGCGGTCGCAAAGCTGCAGGAGGCCGCCGCCGAACTCGCGGTCGCCGACCCGGCTGTTCCGTACGTCTCGAACAAGGACGGGCAGACCGTCACCACCGGCGCGGAGGTCATCTCGCGGCTGGTCGGCCAGGTCGCCAATCCGGTCCGCTGGGACCTGTGCATGGAGAACTTCAAGGAGCGGGGCGTCACCGCCCTGATCGAGGTCTGCCCCGGCGGCACGCTCACCGGCCTCGCCAAGCGCGCCCTGCCGGGCGTGCAGACGCTCGCGCTCAAGACCCCCGACGATCTCGACGCGGCCCGCACGCTGCTCGCCGAGCACCAAGCCTGA
- a CDS encoding ketoacyl-ACP synthase III translates to MSTKIKPSQGAPYARIMGVGGYRPVRVVPNEVILETIDSSDEWIRSRSGIATRHWASPEETVAAMSIEAAGKAIADAGLTPQQIDGVIVSTVSHFKQTPAVATEIADKIGANKPAAFDISAGCAGFGYGLTLAKGMVVEGSAEYVLVIGVERLSDLTDLEDRATAFLFGDGAGAVVVGPAKEPMIGPTVWGSEGDKSETIKQTVPWDDYRNGTVEKFPAITQEGQAVFRWAVFEMAKVAQQALDAAGISADDLDVFIPHQANMRIIDSMVKTLKLPEHVTVARDVETTGNTSAASIPLAMERLLATGQAKSGDTALVIGFGAGLVYAATVVTLP, encoded by the coding sequence ATGTCGACGAAGATCAAGCCCAGCCAGGGCGCCCCGTACGCACGCATCATGGGCGTCGGCGGCTACCGCCCTGTCCGGGTCGTGCCCAACGAGGTGATCCTCGAGACGATCGACTCCTCCGACGAGTGGATCCGCTCGCGCTCCGGCATCGCCACCCGCCACTGGGCCTCTCCCGAGGAGACCGTCGCGGCGATGTCCATCGAGGCGGCCGGCAAGGCCATCGCCGATGCCGGTCTCACTCCGCAGCAGATCGATGGCGTGATCGTCTCCACCGTCTCGCACTTCAAGCAGACCCCTGCCGTCGCCACCGAGATCGCGGACAAGATCGGCGCGAACAAGCCGGCCGCGTTCGACATCTCTGCGGGCTGCGCGGGCTTCGGCTACGGCCTGACCCTGGCCAAGGGCATGGTCGTCGAGGGCTCGGCGGAGTACGTACTGGTCATCGGCGTCGAGCGGCTGAGCGACCTGACCGACCTGGAGGACCGTGCGACGGCCTTCCTGTTCGGCGACGGTGCGGGCGCGGTAGTCGTCGGCCCCGCCAAGGAGCCGATGATCGGCCCGACCGTCTGGGGCTCGGAGGGCGACAAGTCCGAGACCATCAAGCAGACCGTCCCGTGGGACGACTACCGCAACGGTACGGTCGAGAAGTTTCCGGCAATCACGCAGGAGGGCCAGGCGGTCTTCCGCTGGGCCGTGTTCGAGATGGCGAAGGTCGCCCAGCAGGCGCTGGACGCGGCCGGAATCAGCGCGGACGACCTGGACGTCTTCATTCCGCACCAGGCAAATATGCGGATCATCGACTCGATGGTGAAGACTCTGAAGCTGCCGGAGCACGTCACGGTCGCCCGTGACGTGGAGACCACCGGCAACACCTCGGCCGCCTCGATCCCGCTCGCGATGGAGCGGCTCCTGGCGACCGGACAGGCGAAGAGCGGCGACACCGCGCTCGTCATCGGCTTCGGGGCGGGTCTCGTCTACGCCGCGACGGTCGTTACCCTCCCTTAG
- a CDS encoding acyl carrier protein — MAATQEEIVTGLAEIVNEIAGIPVEDVQLDKSFTDDLDVDSLSMVEVVVAAEERFDVKIPDEDVKNLKTVGDAADYILKHQA, encoded by the coding sequence ATGGCCGCCACTCAGGAAGAAATCGTTACCGGTCTCGCCGAGATCGTCAACGAGATCGCCGGTATCCCGGTCGAGGACGTCCAGCTGGACAAGTCCTTCACCGACGACCTGGACGTCGACTCGCTGTCCATGGTCGAGGTCGTCGTCGCCGCCGAAGAGCGCTTCGACGTGAAGATCCCGGACGAGGACGTCAAGAACCTCAAGACGGTCGGCGATGCTGCCGACTACATCCTGAAGCACCAGGCCTGA
- a CDS encoding beta-ketoacyl synthase, with translation MSSTNRTVVVTGIGATTPLGGDSASTWEGLLAGRSGVKALEGERFADLPVRIAAPAAVDPGEVLPRPLARKLDRSAQFALIAAREAWADAGYTAPAGEDAKIAPERLGTVIASGIGGVTTLLDQYDVLKEKGVRRVSPHTVPMLMPNGPSANVGLEVNAQAGVHTPVSACASGAEAIGYAVEMIRTGRADVVVAGGTEAAIHPLPIAAFANMMAMSKNNDEPGKASRPYDKARDGFILGEGAGVVILESAEHAARRGAKVYCEVLGQGLSADSHHIAQPEPTGRGIATALQNLLDATDLKPSEVAHLNAHATSTPQGDIAEIKALRKILGDELDHVAVSATKSMTGHLLGGAGGIETVATVLALYHRTAPPTINIDDLDEAVDADIVRDEPRKLPEGTIAAINNSFGFGGHNVVLAFRTV, from the coding sequence GTGAGCTCGACCAATCGCACCGTGGTCGTCACCGGTATCGGCGCAACCACACCGTTGGGTGGCGACAGCGCATCGACCTGGGAAGGCCTGCTTGCCGGGCGTTCCGGAGTGAAGGCCCTCGAGGGCGAGCGTTTCGCCGACCTCCCGGTCCGTATCGCGGCACCCGCCGCGGTCGACCCGGGCGAGGTTCTGCCGCGCCCGCTGGCCCGCAAGCTGGACCGTTCGGCGCAGTTCGCGCTGATCGCCGCGCGCGAGGCCTGGGCCGACGCCGGTTACACCGCTCCGGCCGGCGAGGACGCCAAGATCGCTCCTGAGCGTCTGGGTACCGTCATCGCCTCCGGCATCGGTGGAGTAACGACTCTGCTCGACCAGTACGACGTGCTCAAGGAGAAGGGCGTACGCCGCGTCTCCCCGCACACCGTTCCCATGCTCATGCCGAACGGCCCCTCCGCCAACGTCGGCCTGGAGGTGAACGCCCAGGCGGGCGTGCACACTCCCGTCTCCGCCTGCGCGTCCGGCGCCGAGGCCATCGGCTACGCCGTCGAGATGATCCGTACCGGCCGTGCCGATGTGGTCGTCGCCGGCGGCACCGAGGCGGCCATCCACCCGCTGCCCATCGCGGCGTTCGCCAACATGATGGCGATGTCCAAGAACAACGACGAGCCGGGCAAGGCCTCGCGTCCGTACGACAAGGCCCGTGACGGCTTCATCCTCGGCGAGGGCGCGGGCGTCGTCATCCTCGAGTCGGCCGAGCACGCCGCCCGGCGCGGCGCGAAGGTCTACTGCGAGGTCCTGGGCCAGGGCCTGTCCGCGGACAGCCACCACATCGCCCAGCCCGAGCCGACCGGCCGCGGCATCGCGACCGCGCTGCAGAACCTGCTGGACGCGACGGACCTCAAGCCGTCCGAGGTGGCGCACCTCAACGCGCACGCCACGTCCACCCCGCAGGGCGACATCGCCGAGATCAAGGCCCTGCGCAAGATCCTGGGTGACGAGCTCGACCATGTCGCGGTCTCCGCCACGAAGTCGATGACCGGTCACCTGCTGGGCGGTGCGGGCGGCATCGAGACCGTCGCCACGGTCCTCGCGCTGTACCACCGCACGGCCCCGCCCACGATCAACATCGATGACCTCGACGAGGCCGTGGACGCGGACATCGTGCGTGACGAGCCGCGCAAGCTGCCCGAGGGCACGATCGCCGCGATCAACAACTCGTTCGGCTTCGGCGGCCACAACGTGGTGCTGGCGTTCCGTACGGTCTGA